The Amycolatopsis sp. NBC_01480 genome segment CCACGCGGTGAAGACGTCGGCCGTGGCCTGGCGGAGGGTTTCGTTGGTGGTGGCCACTTCCAGCGCGACGGTCGCGATCGGGCAGCCCTCGACGTAGTCCGTCTCCAGGAGCGAGGTGACGCCGGCGGCGAAAAACGCCTCGATGCATTCGACCAGGCCCGCTTCCGGCTTGACGAAGAGGTCGAACAGCGCGATGTACTGCATGCCCGAGCTGCGCACGACCTCTTCGCCGAGCTGCTCCTTCCCGCCGGGGAAGAAGTGGTACAACGAGCCGAACGGCGCGCCCGCCGCTTCGACGATCTGCTTCACGCCGGTGCCGGCGTAGCCGCCCTGCCGGAACAGTTCGGCCCCGGCGGCCATGATGCGGTCCTTCGTCCCTGTCACGAAACCGAGGATAGCTCTTTCGCGCTAGAGCGTTCTATCAAGCGCTCGCCGAAGGCCAGGTTGAGCACCACGGCGGTGAGGCAGCCCGCGCTGATGCCCGAGTTGAGCACCACCTGGAGCGCGGCCGGGAAGCCCGAGTAGAAGTCCGGCAGCGCGATCGGGATCAGGCCGATGCCCAGCGAAGCGGCGACGATCGCGACGTTGGCCGGGTGCTCGAACGACGCCTTCGCCAGCGTGCGCACCCCGCTCACCGCGACGCTGCCGAACAGCACCAGCCCCGCCCCGCCGAGCACCGGCTGCGGCACCAGCGCGATGACCCCGCCGGTCACCGGCAGCACGCCGAGCACCACCAGCACCACGCCGCTGGCCGCGACGACGTACCGGCTCACCATGCGCGTCAACGAAACCAGCCCGATGTTCTGTGCGAACGCCGTGCACGCGAAGCCACCGAAGATCGTGCTGACCGCGGTGGCCAGCCCGTCCGCGCGGAGTCCGTCGGCGAGCGTCCGGCTGGTGGTCGGCCGCCCGACGATCTCGCCGAGCGCCAGCAGGTCCGCGGTGCTCTCGGCCATCACCACGAGCATCACGATGGCCATCGAGACGATCGCCGCCACGTCGAACACCGGCGCCCCGAAGTGGAACGGCGTCACGATGCCGAACACCGGCGCCTGCTTCAGCGTCGAGGCGTCGACTTCGCCCAGCGGCCACGCCACGAGCGTGCCCGCGACCAGCCCGAGCAGTAGCGCGATCCGGCTCCAGAAGCCGGACAGGAAACGGGTGAAGACCAGCACCGCGAGCAAGGTGACGCCGGCCAGCAGCAGCCCGGACGGGCGCGCCGCCGGCCGTTGCGCCGAGATCCACTGCACGGCCACGGGCAGCAGCGAGACGCCGATCAGCGTGATCACCGTGCCGGTCACCACGGGTGGGAAGAACCGCGTCAGCTTCGAGAAGAACGGCGCCGCCAGCACCACGAAGAGACCGCCGACCAGCGTCGCGCCGTAGACCACGCCCAGCG includes the following:
- a CDS encoding nucleobase:cation symporter-2 family protein; this translates as MSESPDHPSPHPVDARPPLPQLVLGGIQHVAAMYAGVVAPPLVIGAAVGLSPGQLSLLISASLFTAGLATLLQTLGLWRFGARLPLVNGVTFASVAPILAIAEQHKSGGALGVVYGATLVGGLFVVLAAPFFSKLTRFFPPVVTGTVITLIGVSLLPVAVQWISAQRPAARPSGLLLAGVTLLAVLVFTRFLSGFWSRIALLLGLVAGTLVAWPLGEVDASTLKQAPVFGIVTPFHFGAPVFDVAAIVSMAIVMLVVMAESTADLLALGEIVGRPTTSRTLADGLRADGLATAVSTIFGGFACTAFAQNIGLVSLTRMVSRYVVAASGVVLVVLGVLPVTGGVIALVPQPVLGGAGLVLFGSVAVSGVRTLAKASFEHPANVAIVAASLGIGLIPIALPDFYSGFPAALQVVLNSGISAGCLTAVVLNLAFGERLIERSSAKELSSVS
- a CDS encoding TetR/AcrR family transcriptional regulator; its protein translation is MTGTKDRIMAAGAELFRQGGYAGTGVKQIVEAAGAPFGSLYHFFPGGKEQLGEEVVRSSGMQYIALFDLFVKPEAGLVECIEAFFAAGVTSLLETDYVEGCPIATVALEVATTNETLRQATADVFTAWIDAGTERLEKFGLPPESARTLTITLITSLEGAFVLARSMRSPEPMAVAGTAVVDVARRLLAELG